Proteins co-encoded in one Astyanax mexicanus isolate ESR-SI-001 chromosome 1, AstMex3_surface, whole genome shotgun sequence genomic window:
- the LOC125804618 gene encoding golgin subfamily A member 6-like protein 22: MNLCVPTGSKDAVLVVLHHTFDPELVVPDSSRSVNRENTLTVDCLFHEGRGLLQCYRNQEALEKVIRWVKIQNVPQTAHANRFRRPHGPTANPTDTQIKQPKHQLQGKDEILQQHQHELQRRDEVIRQLEHELQKKEHELQRKDKVLQQQQQELQRKEKELQRKDKVLQQQQQELQRKDQKKVFGMVIKKIRPITKHDSRNQRQLKENQVEDPRELLTEAEKLKITDKEITQKPDMAEKMFNRDSRNSIRETEKRDRGASKLYKKSKFKQENEERRNPDESKSLKQQIVQTEKKDKRTPPPEIKGLFSGNPPDLSQAGASIPTQKHETRRSFKETGAVQKRSLHQFRSMP, from the exons ATGAATCTCTGTGTTCCGACAGGATCCAAGGATGCAGTTCTGGTTGTTCTTCATCACACATTTGATCCAGAGTTAGTAGTACCAGACAGCAGCAGGAGTGTGAACAGAGAGAATACTCTCACTGTGGACTGTCTGTTTCATGAGGGCAGAGGATTACTGCAGTGCTACAGGAACCAGGAAGCTCTGGAGAAAGTCATAAGATGG GTAAAAATACAGAATGTTCCACAGACGG CCCATGCAAACAGGTTCAGGAGGCCACATGGACCCACAGCAAACCCCACAGATACTCAA ATCAAACAACCTAAACATCAACTCCAGGGAAAAGATGAAATCCTTCAGCAACATCAACATGAACTCCAGAGGAGAGATGAAGTTATTAGGCAACTTGAACATGAACTCCAGAAAAAAGAACATGAACTCCAGAGAAAAGACAAAGTCCTtcagcaacaacaacaagaactccagagaaaagaaaaggaactCCAGAGAAAAGACAAAGTCCTtcagcaacaacaacaagaaCTCCAGAGAAAAGATCAGAAAAAAGTCTTTGGGATGGTGATAAAGAAGATCCGCCCAATAACTAAACATGATTCCAGGAATCAGAGACAGTTAAAAGAAAATCAAGTTGAAGATCCGAGGGAACTTCTGACTGAAGCAGAAAAACTGAAAATCACAGATAAAGAAATCACACAAAAACCAGACATGGCTGAGAAAATGTTCAACCGTGACTCAAGAAACTCCATCCGGGAAACTGAGAAACGTGATCGCGGTGCATCAAAACTGTACAAGAAATCCAAGTTTAAACAGGAGAATGAGGAACGTAGGAATCCTGATGAGTCTAAATCACTCAAGCAGCAAATCGTTCAAAcagaaaagaaagataaaagaaCACCTCCACCAGAAATTAAAGGTCTTTTTAGTGGGAATCCTCCAGATCTCAGCCAGGC